Proteins from a single region of Athalia rosae unplaced genomic scaffold, iyAthRosa1.1, whole genome shotgun sequence:
- the LOC125502162 gene encoding uncharacterized protein LOC125502162 translates to MFPLCCTCCENSTLDDCPHANEADRWLSGTWVSDELKKAITLGYRIVDVSEIWQYDITSYDPATKQGGLFAGYINTFLKLKQEASGWPAECDDETSRQRYVEEYERVEGIRLDGCKIAKNAGLRSVAKLCLNSFWGEFGQRDNLPRTEVINERQRLLELLTDPDVEVRVILPVNERILYARWGRTGKSAILSPIANVVLAAYTTAQARLKLYSYLEKLQCRVLYFDTDSVIYVKSENTRDEYKPPTGNFPGDLTDELAASGPGSYIRSFVSGGPKFYAFVVKRPGDRDEVRVCKVKGVTLNYQTGLKINFQSVRSMVTDAHDPITVERRAIQRTNLHHVVTRTISKTCRPVQLKRRLCPNSCDTLLFGYKVT, encoded by the coding sequence ATGTTTCCGTTGTGTTGCACGTGTTGCGAGAATTCGACACTCGACGATTGCCCGCATGCGAACGAAGCCGACCGCTGGTTGAGCGGTACATGGGTGtcggacgaattgaaaaaagcgatCACCCTGGGGTACAGAATTGTCGATGTCAGCGAAATATGGCAATACGATATCACTTCGTACGATCCCGCGACGAAGCAAGGCGGTTTGTTCGCCGGATACATAAACACGTTTCTCAAGTTGAAGCAGGAGGCCAGTGGCTGGCCAGCGGAATGCGATGACGAGACATCTCGACAACGCTACGTAGAGGAATACGAGCGCGTTGAGGGGATCCGCCTGGACGGGTGCAAGATAGCTAAAAACGCCGGGCTGCGTTCGGTGGCGAAACTTTGTCTGAATTCGTTCTGGGGTGAATTCGGGCAGCGCGATAATTTACCGCGTACAGAGGTGATCAACGAGCGGCAGAGGCTCTTGGAGCTTCTCACCGATCCGGACGTCGAGGTTCGCGTTATTTTGCCCGTAAACGAGCGGATTCTTTACGCGCGATGGGGACGTACGGGGAAAAGCGCGATATTGTCGCCCATCGCCAACGTCGTCTTAGCCGCCTACACCACGGCCCAAGCGCGTTTGAAGCTCTACAGCTATCTGGAAAAATTGCAGTGTAGGGTATTGTATTTCGACACCGACTCTGTCATTTACGTGAAGAGCGAGAACACCCGCGACGAATACAAACCGCCGACAGGGAATTTTCCGGGCGACTTGACGGACGAATTGGCGGCTTCCGGCCCCGGTAGCTATATACGATCGTTCGTCTCGGGGGGTCCGAAATTTTACGCCTTTGTTGTGAAACGCCCGGGCGATCGGGATGAGGTAAGGGTGTGCAAGGTCAAAGGCGTTACTTTGAACTATCAGACAGGTCtaaagataaattttcaatccgtcCGAAGCATGGTGACCGACGCCCACGATCCTATCACGGTGGAGCGACGCGCTATCCAGCGCACCAACCTGCATCACGTGGTAACGCGCACGATCTCCAAAACGTGTCGCCCGGTTCAATTAAAGCGTCGACTCTGTCCGAACAGCTGCGACACGCTACTCTTCGGTTACAAGGTGACATGA